The DNA window TAATGAAGTATGAAATTTTTGGAGGTGTTTTTTTATAACTTTcttatttgttttctttaatagaaagttaattatgttaattaatttcccACTTCATGTATATGGTTAAGAGAAAATTATATGACACGCAAATTACGACACACTTGATAATAGAGAGTGTCCGTACGATGCAGACGTCCGTATGAGAGTCCACCGCTCATATTGATATTTGGCTGGAGAATAATAATGACAATAAGATGATACTAGtgcataaaaattaataaatataaataatagtgAGTTGAAATAGTTggtgaaatttaatttatatttttatactatattaattttatagaatGAGTAATGTCTATTTATAAAAACAGTTAAAGTGAAAATATTTAATGGTAGTTTTCAAAATAACAATATGAATTATTTAACGACGGAGAGAGGGGATATTATTTTCCATTAGATTTGGGGCTAAAAAATAAAGGCTTGATTGACATAACTATTTGtcttatgaatttaaataaaaaaaattaatttaaaatattttgaatagaatactagtactatattacaaaatttcattttttatttgtgtaCAAACAACATTTTTTAGGATGCTCATAACGATATTATTTCTtcaattctattttctttttttgtttaattttcttgatttaatGAGACAATATTGGTTTAAGTGTCACCACATGTTTTGTGCATACACGAAAAAAATTGAATACTTGTAGTACATAatttaataggagtattttgttttgaaCTCATAATATATAGATGTAAAATTTGAGAAAATCTAAAACTTTTATATTCTTTATTCAAACCTTATGATATTGatcataatttgattaattttttgatTTAAGTGATTATTgtcaatataaatataaatattttgatcTATATAAACTTTTGGTAGATTTTAATTGATTAGTAGACACTACTATGTGACGGCAAGGTTTCAACATAATAATATTAAGTTCCATCTCTTCGAAACTCAAATTCAATTGATTTGATATATTAATGGTATAATAGCGTAGTAGTACTAATATCTTATTTAGCGTAAACATTGGAAGATATTATATGCctcaaatttcaaaaaaattgtgGGACACAATCGATCAAATTGGAAGAAAAAAAGTCGTGAATGGAAATTTAGTGCTATTATTAAAGGCAAAGTCCtatcacattttttatttgattagtATAGTAAATCCGACGATTATTATGCTTTAATCCTAAACCACTGTATTCTGTTTGGCATAATTTGGATTCGCACTATCATTTCATCGACTAATTAATCTACATTTGAAAATAACACAAGATTTTCTATTACAAAAGTCTTCGATCTTTAATTCTGTATGACACAAGTAATAATTTGAAGTTGAAACATTCGCAAATAATGTAGTAATGTGACATTTATTCTTTTTTCGGATGAAGTAAAACTATGACATTTCATTTTGGaatgaatatataaaatcctAAATTATTAGCCATATATATGGCTAATAAAGTGTAGTATTAGGATAAATTACTTTTTGACAATTTATTTTAGTAATGTTGCAGGCTGCCGGCTTCGGCCGCACTTGTGGCTCACGAGCCTTCTTATTTTCATCTTCAATATCTTTTTCAGTTgctttttatataaatttgtgtatttgattaataaaattcacattttaaaattatttgctAAAGTGTTGGTACTATGTTAAAAGATGACTTTCCAGTTGGTTTATATAAGGGTCTAAAATTCTAAATGCCCCACAACACAACCAATCAAACAAAAGAGTTACTCATAAACCTATATTTATAATAGGATTAGTCTTGCCCATTCAAGCTTGTCATATCATTTTAATCTTTAATTTTCATGTttgtttattataaatataggattattaagaataaaaaaaattaaatttcagcATTAGCTTTTACTTTGATTAGCTCGCTGTGCTGTCACGTTTATGGTTACAGTTCAAATTTTTTAGTCTGGTAAATTTTTAACCAGAGTAGAATAGAACCAAAATCCACCAACATGAAATTATCACACCAATATTAGAACTTGAAGTCATCAAGGGCCAGAGTTATGTACAATGGCCATGAAGtggtttaattttatgtctAATCTATCCAAGTAGGAGACAATTATGCACATCAAACTTTAATTATTGTTATCACAAATGTTTCATGATTTGACGTACAAGTAAACTAGTTTTTCCTCTTGAACTTAAACCCATTCATTGAATGCTTTATTTGAGCATATATATACTCTTATATTTTGAGTacaatatttattatatattctcTCTCCTTTTCACTACTAGTATATATTGTTAATTAGTAGGAGTATACATTTTCTTGCCATTAGTTAATACTATATGCTGTTTTGGAATTAATAGTAGGAGTGAAGAGACATACATGTTGCAATATGTCGAGATTCATGTGTAGTAAAAAAGGTAACTTTGGAACCATGAGCAAAGATAATTAACCTCCTATTAAAGTTAATTAAGGCAATTATGTGACAAGAGGAATCTAACTAACCAATTTTGAAAAAGAAGAAAGCATCATCATTATAAGACTCTTTTAGTGCATGAATATGCCCCCATTTAGTAGTATTAGGAGTAATATTTGTAATAATTAGGAATGCTGCCTAAAGAAACTTCCTCAAATAAACTTTATGAAATTCAAATACTTATCATAATATATTCCACTCACGAAAagaataatattaaaaagaaagaGTAATGCTAAAAAGCCTCATTATGGCTATCTATAcaagatttttttaaattccaaatttaattaataaataaatattgtagatttttaattattaaatgatAAATTATTAATGACCAAGTAaaagttaattaattataaaaccaTTGACTAAGGAGTAAGGATGAAATAGAAAGTCGAGGAGAAGAGTACGTACATTTCAGAAAAATTAATTCCCTACATTATGATTATCCTATCATAATCACTTAAAAAAGAAACATCATTTGGTTAATTGAAATTTGGGAAAAGTAGTTTATTCCTTTTCATTGGGAAGTGCCGACAGTACTTTTTAATTTGAGGAAAATTGTCTAATCATGCGATTTGATTTTGTTTATACTCCCCATATCCCTTACTAAATgcaagatttttaaaaaaaagtttttgttaattaagtaaaataaaataaactgaGAGAGTGATACTTCCTTCATCCTCAAAGAACATGCACTTTGAAATCGACACGGATTTTAACGTAAAATTGGTGAACttagagagaggtagagagaaaaagtaaataaagtattgttagttgagaatgagtcccactttattaaagagaaaatattttccaaaattagaaagtgcatatttttgtgggacggactaaaaaaaaaggaaagagtgcatattcttgagggacatGGTGAGTATAAGATAaagaggaaaaataaaaaaaatgccaaAAAAAACATGACTCATTTAGCTTAGTCATACTAAATAATAtgaatacttttttttttgtaattgatCAACTCACAAACCACATAAGAGTGGTAAGTGAGAATACAAGATAGAAACAAACCaacaataaaaaagaaaagaaacacaaacacaaacaataTCACAACAACTACAAAATcgacaaaaaaaagaaatcaacaaGAGTCAAAGCAACATTAACCGGTAGCAAGGAACAGGGGAATGTATCTCCCCATAATATATGCTGCACATCTTATAATTCAGTGTTCTTATTCAAATTTTTATACTTTAAAACTTATTTTTAAcatcattaattttataaatggaaAAAGAACACCATGCCCTAATTATTAGATACTGGAGTTTATAAAATTAACAAAGTCAATAAtaacttttaaattattaaaaccAAACGAAATATATACAATAAAAACAATACTAACATATACTACTAATTATACTATATTGATGCACACAGATATTATTCATCATGTAACTTAATATTATGGTATCACTAACGTATATCTATAGAGAAAATGGACAAGTGTTAAGTACATCTTACAAGTCTATCAATATCCACTGAAGcccataaatattaaaaataacaataagcCCGTTAAATTCTTTGAATTAGGCTAAGAAATTAAAGGCCCAAAATTATAGTTgggaattataaaaaaaatatggtgAATTTATGACTAATAGTAGTTCTGAATTATTACAACAATAAGTATAATTGTAActcagttttttttaaaaaaaaaaaatccaagaaCGTGTTAGTTTTGTGCCCTTGAATAGTTTTAGAAGAACATGTGCTAGTTTTGGGCCTTGAAGTTTCTGGGCCATATTATTTAACTGAACTGGGCTATAGTTTAGGATATTATGTGGTGCATTTTCTAAGAAATTAACGCAGCCCACTGTTTTAAAAATAAGGTATTCAATAATCGATAAGTTtcatagtaataataataataataataataataataatgataataataataataataataataataataataataataataataatgtaaagGTAGGTGAATGTGACTCTCAATTATATATTCCCTTTCCCCATCTATCAGTAATCGTttcatttattcattttcattcgccCATGAATAATTGCctaatctatttttttactaGTATAATGGACTTCACATTCCAATAACTTTATatcttactcatattttattataaatgcacaaataaaagtTGGATTCACCCACTTtcaattacatttcttaaaactcaagCCAAGTCGAACCGAGCAAATAATACCAACCGAAGGAAGTAGtagtttataattaaatatgattaATTGAGGGAGTTGTTGGACAGTAAGACCTACCTACTATTAAGTAAAAGATAAATATGacttttagtaaaaaaaaaaaagtaaagaataGATACGACTTGATGAAGATTCATAAATATGCCATATCTTTGTGAAAAGAAAGGGAACAAATTAGTCAAATGAAATATTCCATATCTtctcatatatatatactccttcAGTATTAACCACtctatatggagtatatttcaTACATTAACCTCTTAAGTTTGACTCTTCGTGTCTCGTTGGAGTCGTGTATCACTTTATATGTCGTCATTTCCAATTGATTATAAATTGGAACATAAAAAATTTGGCTAAAATTGAGAAACAACTAATTGAGGAAAAACCACTTATAACCAATCACCATTGAGCTTAACTTAACCATTTTTAGGAAGGggaatattattatattatggtTGGTGGTGTTACTTTAATCTTTTGTTTGTCTCATTATCTTAGGAAATAATCCTaggaaaaaattgatttttttaatcctCAGAAAAAAGAATGGTTAATCATCTTCCACATAATTAAAGTTTGCCACTTAACTTCCACCTTTGATTTTCATCATTACCTCCTATGGCTAGgcaattataattttttaattaaccTAATCcaaatatatgtgtgttttaaaTAAGGAAACAAGTTTTTCCCACCAATgattaaaataaaaggaaacaattttttttcgaagtttttattaattcatttcGTTATTTACTCTGAATATAAAATtgctaaaattaaaatcaaaaaccccaattttatatttttatccaatttaaaattttgatataagTGATCACTGATCAGATAAAAAACTGCCAATTTCTGAAAGTGTGAaagtaaaacaaattaaaagaagTTTCCATGCATTTGATGTTGATGAATTTCTTAAGTTGAAAcaataatacatataaaattATCTATGAAATTGATAACCTAATCAACTGAACAAAGATGCCAAATATGGACACGTGATTACAGTGCACCACACTTCCATATTTGACAAAAACAATACCTATCATGAGATTATTGTGCTTACTTCACCAAAAATCCTCTGTGATTCATTCATTCCCACATAGAAAATAATTTAGTCATCCACTCAGTGTCCAATTTCATATACTACCTTTTTATTGATACactagataaataaatttaattcaattacagATTTAAAATACTGTCATTATAGTGGGGTTGAATCAGATTGCCTAATTTGCAAATTAACATTACCAAGACAAAGCTAGTTCTTTATGACGACAATAATATAATAGAGGTTATGATTATTGAATTATGGTATATCTCAAGATAAGAAGATGATAACTAATTAAATAGTGgtatttaaataatagtaactAGTACCTCATATGCTAATAAACAATTAATCTGGATCACATAATCAAAAACTTTAGCTGTAAATATGTCATCTGCTTTTTAGAAAACTTAAGAAGACAAGGGCACATAGGTCATTTTGTAACAAACTTCTCTCACCTAAAATATGTTCTATATTACATTCCAAAATTTATGGTATGAACCTTTATTGAATGTATTTATTAGTGCACATAATTGTTCATTACACTAAATGATAATGTCCACTATATTTTGTTTTGAGATTTTTTGTGTATAAGATTATAATGTTCATCATCCAGTTGGATTACCTTGATTTTACACTTATggttgtattttaatttttaaccaCATATCCATTCCTTAGCAtgcatgtattttatttattataaaaaatatagatatatttaTTATGCAATGCAATATTTTTCATTGCATCCCAAAGTTTATTATGTATTTATTACTATATTGCACGTAATCGTCCACTATTCATATTGAGAATGTACATTATAGGTTCAATATGTTGTGTAAATCTCAGTATATTACAATTTGGGGTGCAATAATGTCCATAATATCACAAATTATGTGGGCTATATATGTCTCACGTTATACACATTGCAattcaaataatatttcattatatACAAGGACATGAGTTTCatcatatattatattttttgttgaaatatGTTATATCGTGTCAGAATATAATATAACAAAACTTccataataaaataacaaagtTTTCATCATTCGGTTAAAAATAATGCATCAAAGATATTTTTCTAGCTCAATTGATAATAGGTGTGTACTCGTCAAAAGTTGAATCAATATGATTCAACGATATGTATTAATGCAaccaaattattttaaattccaCCAATCATGACTAAAACCATACACCATTATTTCGCACAGACACATTATTCTCATCATGCACAAATATTAATTACATCAAAGTAGTAGTATACTATATTTTCTATCAGTTCATTTCCATCATTCATGTAAAACATTTTCATCATATATATAAAACACTTACCTTATACACTAAATATATTCTTCATACATAGtctaattttcatcattggTGAAACTTAATTCCATCACCAGAAAATGATTTCATTACTATGACAAAATGTATCACACATTACTTCCATCACATAAATACGTTATTTTCATCACATACTCCCTTCCCATTTTGGCTTCAAACAAACTTTGCAAAACATGAATATCAAAATCTTTACAATGTTAATATGGTTGAAAGAATATATGAATCTCGAATAAaaccctacccgaaaaataattgaaatcagtagtataatataaatcaaaacTCAAATTAGGGATCTATACCATATAAATCGTGCATATCTCATatacttctatttttttttactattgaTACACTCTCCCCTTAATTATATCTCCTTGGTACATAGACTAATAATTTTCAAATAGAATTTGGTTTTTTCGGTTATGCATCGCAATGCAAGGTCGCACTATCTACTACACTCAATGATAAGGATTGTGGGCAAGAAACATTCTACCAGTGAGTGGGCTACATGTACTCCATTTCTATTAATCGCAAATGAGAACTTATATTTTTAGGGGAAAAAAGGtatttagaatattttttttctatttgcaTGAGACAAAAAGAAGATGCAAAACATAAATATGGTATGTAACAGTAAAACAAAAATGAGTGTTGCTTCCCCTCctcaattgataaaattattagcTAGATTCATATAGTGTCACAATCATCTCAGTAGTGTACCTCTCATTTATTTTTCCTTTGGATTCATTCCTTCTTCATCTCACTACATATACTCTTTGCTCTATACTCTTCTATTATAGCCTTTTTGCTTCCCATGATCAACACTGAAATTCCCCAAAATTTTATCCAAATTAGGGTTCTTACCTCATTGGTTGAAGAAGGAAAAGGTAGCATCACATGGAATTGCATTCATGATATgtttttgtcttaattctttCTGATTAATGTTTTGCTTTGATTTCCATTTCATGTAACTAGAGTTATATACGTATTAATTAGCGCACACACACTTAGGGGCGGGTCAATACGATATATCGTTCAGAACGATATATCAAAgatcgatacgatatatcgaaatatcgtatcatttcaaatacctgtatatcgaaaaatataatttcaaaactgaaaaataacacaaaaattaattcaaaaatatgttgaatttCAATATATTTCAATATATATGGTATATATTGATAATTCAACATGTATTGATTTTCAATATAATTCGATAtaccgaaaatatcgatatatatatagtatattcgatataaaatgatatatcgcgatataaggaaattcatatcgttgtCGTATCAAAAACTTACCATACGGTATCGTAttgtatcgaaaattacgatataccgaaaattcgataattttttatatttttcaatatgatacgagcgatatatcattttttcaatatttttcccAGCCCTACACACACTCTTCACATCTTATTTTGAGGGAACTAAAAAGGAACTTTTTCGACAATGAAAGATGCTAAAATACATTGTAAAAATATTTGATTTGGCTGCCTTAACACACTTGAGAGTGGGAATGGGCTTAAATAAACCTTCTAATTTAACTAATTTTTATTGCTCAATTGGTCAAGATTTCATAaaagtttaatttaattatccaTTACATACCAAAGAACAAATTACTAGACGTTGGAGgaaaaaagggctgaaattgcATAAATAATGAAAGAACAATGAGATTTAAGTGCAAAAGATGGATACGAGGAAGAAGTAGACATTGTTAAAAAAACAATTTACTGTTAAtctattctttacatttataTGTGAAGGATTATAATCAATGTTGAACTAAAATGAAGTTCATTTTTATTTCGTTTTAGTTCATTTTTAGCTTTAGTTCATTCTTTCTAGAACGATCTAATGATGAACTCCTTGTTATTTTAACAGTTCGAGCCGTACATATCTTTTGATTGATGACTTACTCGAGCTCGTACAACTCTCCCTGCGCCGCCTGCAAATTCCTGCGGCGGAAGTGCGTTCCGGGATGCATCTTCTCGCCGCACTTCCCGccggaggagaaggagaagttCGTCAACGTGCACAAGATCTTCGGCGCCAGAAACGTGGCGAAGCTGCTGAAGGAGCTCCTTCCCCACCAGCGCGCCACGGCAGCCAGCTCCCTCGCCTACGAGGCCGAGGCGCGTGTCCGCGACCCTGTCCTCGGCTGCTTCGGCGTCATCTCCTCCCTCCAGAGGCAGGTCGACCGCCTCCGGAAGGAGCTCCACAACGCCAATGCAGACCTCGTATGGTTCGCCTGCAACGACATTTCGTTGCATACGGCCCAGCCGCGGACGCCGGAGGCGATCGGAGGGGGAAATGTGGATTTCGGCGCCGGCGAAGGCGGCGGGATATTATATCAAACAGGTGGTGTGCCAATTTTGTATGAAATGACATGGAatgatatttataattattacgGTGGAGGGATGGATGCGAGTAATTAATTGATGATAATA is part of the Salvia splendens isolate huo1 chromosome 22, SspV2, whole genome shotgun sequence genome and encodes:
- the LOC121787795 gene encoding protein LATERAL ORGAN BOUNDARIES-like, encoding MTYSSSYNSPCAACKFLRRKCVPGCIFSPHFPPEEKEKFVNVHKIFGARNVAKLLKELLPHQRATAASSLAYEAEARVRDPVLGCFGVISSLQRQVDRLRKELHNANADLVWFACNDISLHTAQPRTPEAIGGGNVDFGAGEGGGILYQTGGVPILYEMTWNDIYNYYGGGMDASN